TCGGAATCCACCATCTCAATGATCAAGGGGAGATCTTCGGACAGGCGCAAAATCTGGGAGGTGTGAATCCGGCTGTTGGCCCCGAAACCCAGCATTCCGCGCAGGACCGTGGCTCCGGCCATACCCTGTCTGCGGGCTTCTTCCACGATGGCCTTGTATAAGGGACGGCCTTCGAACTTGTCGGTTTCACCGATGAAAATCCGCAAAAGAAGGGATTCGGACGGCAGCTTCATTTGTTTTTCCTTGAGTGGTTAAATCCAGCGTATCAGGCTGACGCCGCAGAGCAGGGCAAGAAAGCCAAGGCCGTTTTGCAGCAGAAAGTTTCCAGCAGCCGGCAGCCATTCCGCAGCACGCATCAGCTGCTGGGTTTCAAGAATATATGAGGAAAAGGTGGTAAAGGCCCCCATAAATCCAATCATCACAACAATTCGCGCCTGGCCGGCCGCAGGCCACCGGCTTTCAAAAAAAGCCCAGCCGGCACCGGCCAGAAAGCAGCCCGTGATATTAACCGCAAGGGTTCCCCAGGGAAAACCCGCGCCGGCAAACCGGTGCACCAACCCGGCCAGTCCGTAGCGGCACAGGGTTCCGGCGGCACCGGCAGCGGAAAGCAAAAGAATCCGTGTAATCATTGCCCCTGCCTGTAGTACTGCATGGCCTCGGGGATCATGCGCCGGATGTTGGCCATGCGGGTATCATCGGCCGGGTGGGTGCTTAAAAATTCCGGAGGCGCCCCGCCTTCTTTCTGTGCGGCCATCCGGGCCCAGAAATCTTCGGCCACCCGCGGGTCATAGCCGGCCATGGCCATGAAGATCAGACCCATCCGGTCTGCCTCCTTTTCGTGGAGCCGGCTGTAGGGCAACATCAGACCCACCTGTGTGCCAACCCCGTAAGCGGTCATCCAGAGCTGTTGGGTGGTGGCCGGGTGGGTTTTTAATGCTTCGGAAAGGGCGATGCCCCCCATCTGGGCCAGCATCCCCTGGCTCATACGCTCGTTTCCGTGGTTGGCCACGGCATGGGCGATCTCATGGCCCATGACCACGGCCAGCCCGTGTTTTCCGCGGGCCACGGGCAGAATGCCGGAATAGACAACCACTTTGCCCCCGGGCATGCACCAGGCATTGACCGCGTCGTCTTCCACCAGTTGAAATTCCCAGTCATACTGCTGCAGCTGTTCTTTCATGCCATTTTGCCGCATGTAAGTCTCCACTGCATCGGCAATATCACGTCCCACTTTCCGGACCATTGCCGCCTCTTTGGTGTCCCGGACCGGTTCATGCTCGGCCAGAAATGCATCATACTGCTGATAGCTCATGGAGAGAATGGTATCGGCAGGAATCAGGCTCATTTGTCTGCGGCCGGTGATGGGAACAGTGGCACATGCGGCAGCCAGACAGCAGACAAAGCACAGGGTGAAAATTTTTTTGATCAAACGGCCTTGCATGGATATCCCTTTGTATACAAAAATGGGGTTGTTATC
The window above is part of the Desulfosalsimonas propionicica genome. Proteins encoded here:
- a CDS encoding M48 family metallopeptidase, which codes for MQGRLIKKIFTLCFVCCLAAACATVPITGRRQMSLIPADTILSMSYQQYDAFLAEHEPVRDTKEAAMVRKVGRDIADAVETYMRQNGMKEQLQQYDWEFQLVEDDAVNAWCMPGGKVVVYSGILPVARGKHGLAVVMGHEIAHAVANHGNERMSQGMLAQMGGIALSEALKTHPATTQQLWMTAYGVGTQVGLMLPYSRLHEKEADRMGLIFMAMAGYDPRVAEDFWARMAAQKEGGAPPEFLSTHPADDTRMANIRRMIPEAMQYYRQGQ
- a CDS encoding fluoride efflux transporter FluC — encoded protein: MITRILLLSAAGAAGTLCRYGLAGLVHRFAGAGFPWGTLAVNITGCFLAGAGWAFFESRWPAAGQARIVVMIGFMGAFTTFSSYILETQQLMRAAEWLPAAGNFLLQNGLGFLALLCGVSLIRWI
- a CDS encoding DUF190 domain-containing protein, which encodes MKLPSESLLLRIFIGETDKFEGRPLYKAIVEEARRQGMAGATVLRGMLGFGANSRIHTSQILRLSEDLPLIIEMVDSEERINAFLPKLDKMIGEGLVTLEKARVITYRHNSQNAQS